Proteins encoded in a region of the Streptomyces akebiae genome:
- a CDS encoding serine/threonine-protein kinase, whose product MADEQYKWLNRDAAERLLRGEPLEAVDADTRDRAARLAEALGALTAEVAPVSSGSLELPGEEAALAAFRSARTARTPDFAPSSSVPAAFSPDDGRAVEPGRASRTHTASAPASDAGVVHLGRPGRPAAGADGRRARWGRPVRFGLAAAVAAGMLGGVTVAVGGGALTAFRDDRPEPSATVSAGQSPDRPLLSPSPDPQGGDGRRGAWGDTSPEATGDGSAQGDAPSGDGTEGTDEDGRTGDSGQNDTPTREWWNKVLSACRDVRDGKDLSADRRRDLEDAAGGKGKGQLKRYCEGALAGGSDNPGTKWRPGAGTGTGQGSGSGTSDSGDSTGPAAGGDTKTRSGNDPDEDDDSHPGKGHGRNGAGGGDGKNRPGNGKGGKGHGNKGNESGKGNGGNGHRSQLATAARIDFAVRVTPS is encoded by the coding sequence ATGGCCGACGAGCAGTACAAGTGGCTCAACCGCGACGCCGCGGAGCGGCTGCTGCGTGGAGAGCCGCTCGAAGCCGTCGACGCCGACACCCGTGACCGTGCCGCCCGGCTTGCCGAGGCGCTCGGCGCGCTGACCGCCGAGGTCGCTCCGGTGTCCTCGGGGAGTCTCGAACTCCCCGGCGAGGAAGCCGCGTTGGCCGCCTTCCGCAGCGCGCGAACAGCCCGCACGCCCGACTTCGCCCCCTCCTCCTCCGTCCCCGCCGCCTTCTCGCCCGACGACGGGCGGGCCGTGGAGCCCGGCCGTGCCAGCCGTACGCACACCGCCTCCGCGCCGGCCTCCGACGCGGGAGTCGTCCACCTCGGACGTCCCGGACGCCCGGCCGCCGGCGCGGACGGACGCCGGGCCCGTTGGGGCCGGCCGGTGCGGTTCGGGCTGGCCGCGGCCGTGGCCGCCGGAATGCTCGGCGGGGTCACGGTGGCGGTCGGCGGCGGCGCGTTGACCGCGTTCCGCGACGACCGGCCGGAACCCTCCGCCACCGTCTCCGCCGGTCAGTCGCCGGACCGGCCGCTGCTGTCGCCGTCGCCGGACCCGCAGGGCGGCGACGGCCGACGTGGGGCGTGGGGCGACACGAGCCCCGAGGCGACCGGGGACGGCTCCGCACAGGGCGACGCCCCCTCCGGTGACGGCACCGAGGGCACCGACGAGGACGGGCGGACCGGCGACAGCGGGCAGAACGACACCCCCACCCGGGAGTGGTGGAACAAGGTGCTCTCCGCCTGCCGCGACGTTCGTGACGGCAAGGACCTGAGTGCCGACCGCCGGCGTGACCTGGAGGACGCGGCGGGCGGCAAGGGCAAGGGGCAGCTGAAGCGCTACTGCGAGGGCGCCCTGGCCGGCGGCTCCGACAACCCCGGCACGAAGTGGCGGCCGGGCGCGGGCACCGGGACGGGCCAGGGCAGCGGGTCCGGTACGTCGGACTCCGGTGACTCCACCGGCCCGGCCGCCGGCGGTGACACCAAGACGCGCTCCGGCAACGACCCCGACGAGGACGACGACTCCCACCCCGGCAAGGGCCACGGCCGAAACGGCGCCGGCGGCGGTGACGGCAAGAACCGCCCCGGGAACGGCAAGGGCGGCAAGGGCCACGGCAACAAGGGCAACGAGAGCGGCAAGGGCAACGGGGGCAACGGCCACCGGAGTCAGCTCGCCACGGCGGCACGGATCGACTTCGCTGTTCGCGTCACCCCCTCCTGA
- a CDS encoding RNA polymerase sigma factor: MLGDDAELTAAVLAAQDGDETAFRTVYRSVHPRLLGYVRTLVGDPDAEDVTSESWLQIARDLERFSGDADRFRGWAARIARNRALDHIRMRGRRPAIGGDETELTGRAAESDTAGEAMEALATGHTLSLIAQLPQDQAEAVVLRVVVGLDAKSAAETLGKRAGAVRTAAHRGLKRLAELIGENSERAAGGDPESGDPLDAVPQPRAPRARAASSAGVTHTRSRTQKDV, translated from the coding sequence GTGCTGGGGGACGACGCGGAGCTGACCGCCGCGGTGCTTGCGGCACAGGACGGGGACGAGACCGCGTTCCGGACTGTGTACCGCTCGGTGCACCCACGGCTGCTCGGGTACGTGCGGACGCTGGTCGGTGATCCGGACGCGGAGGACGTCACCTCCGAGTCCTGGCTCCAGATAGCCCGTGACCTGGAGCGGTTCAGCGGTGACGCCGACCGGTTCCGCGGCTGGGCCGCGCGGATCGCCCGCAACCGGGCCCTCGACCACATACGGATGCGGGGGCGCAGGCCCGCGATAGGCGGCGACGAGACCGAGCTGACCGGCAGGGCCGCCGAGTCCGACACGGCCGGCGAGGCGATGGAGGCCCTGGCCACCGGCCACACGCTCTCGCTCATCGCCCAGCTGCCGCAGGACCAGGCGGAGGCGGTGGTGCTGCGGGTCGTGGTCGGCCTCGACGCGAAGAGCGCCGCCGAGACCCTGGGCAAGCGCGCGGGTGCCGTACGGACGGCCGCGCACCGGGGTCTGAAGCGGCTCGCCGAACTGATCGGGGAGAATTCGGAGAGGGCTGCCGGGGGCGACCCGGAATCCGGCGATCCGCTGGACGCCGTACCCCAGCCGAGAGCACCGCGTGCACGCGCGGCTTCGTCCGCCGGTGTGACGCATACGCGTTCGCGGACGCAGAAGGATGTGTGA
- a CDS encoding RNA polymerase sigma factor translates to MQAYDAELGAAVARAQAGDEAAFAVAYRLVQPGLLGYLRGIVGDDAEDVASDAWLEIARDLGRFKGDGAGFRGWSATIARHRALDHLRRQRVRPRATALENDLLELPGAHSTQDQALESLSTEQALALVARLPRDQAEAVLLRVVVGLDGPAAARVLGKRPGAVRTATHRGLKRLAQLLRSEGVTDDGPRTLGESR, encoded by the coding sequence GTGCAGGCGTACGACGCGGAACTGGGCGCGGCCGTCGCGCGGGCCCAGGCCGGGGACGAGGCCGCGTTCGCGGTGGCGTACCGGCTGGTGCAGCCCGGGCTGCTGGGGTACCTGCGCGGCATCGTCGGGGACGACGCGGAGGACGTCGCCTCGGACGCCTGGCTGGAGATCGCGCGGGACCTCGGACGGTTCAAGGGTGACGGAGCGGGCTTCCGGGGCTGGAGCGCGACCATCGCCCGGCACCGTGCCCTTGACCATCTGCGGCGCCAGCGGGTCAGACCCCGGGCGACCGCGCTGGAGAACGACCTGCTGGAACTGCCGGGCGCGCACAGCACCCAGGACCAGGCGCTGGAGAGCCTGTCCACCGAGCAGGCCCTCGCGCTCGTCGCCCGGCTGCCCCGTGACCAGGCCGAGGCCGTGCTGCTGCGCGTGGTCGTCGGTCTCGACGGCCCCGCCGCCGCCCGCGTCCTCGGCAAGCGCCCCGGCGCGGTTCGTACCGCCACCCACCGTGGCCTGAAGCGTCTCGCGCAGCTCCTGCGGAGTGAGGGTGTGACGGATGACGGCCCCCGGACGCTGGGGGAGTCGAGATGA
- a CDS encoding FG-GAP-like repeat-containing protein, producing the protein MSRRRSHASEPPAPKRRVWLTLGAVVAGGAGLVSYAVVGPGAGPAAADDVPTARPSTVTRPPIVSRAAWGADESTVTGTAEYIDRISAVFVHDTGGTDDYSCSESPALIRALMADDLRTAGRGDLGYNFVVDKCGRIYEGRAGGADLAVRGAHTPGFDGESTGVAVLGDFDGGGPSRAAVESVARLAAWKLGQYAGDPTGKVTLTASEDTGVYTSGESAELDVISGGSDAASLTSPGTGLYAELPEIRRYAASPARGSAIPTADYTGDGVSDLVVPTPRTGSGWITLMPGGASGPAPSAGLRLNQASTGVPGAAESGDQWGAATAWGDVDGDGDADLVVGAPGEDDTTGHADRGAVTILYGPSFTDGADTMALGDDYEPAGARFGATVATGDFNADGRADVFTAATGTGGNWAARFGDGHEVAGDLTTATGSLAYADAATGDFNRDGYADVALTYRDASGIGRIVWFKGSRSLGLTKAATLTVKGGRAVAAGDVDGDGYDDLVVGQPYASESGGNAGGQVTVVPGTSTGLGATGTRTVHQATAGVEGASETADGFGSSVSVGDVDADGYADVLTGAPGEDITRAGKNRANAGSVWLLKGAASGVSGAGSLALSQDAPDVGGSTEAEDKFGSAVSGADVTGDGYADVVVGVEGEDAGNGTVLFVPSVGGVPVTSRSVYYGVTQLGAPAGGRLGQLLTP; encoded by the coding sequence TTGAGTCGCCGTAGGAGCCATGCGTCGGAGCCGCCGGCGCCGAAGCGGAGGGTCTGGCTGACGCTGGGGGCCGTCGTGGCCGGTGGCGCGGGCCTGGTGTCGTACGCCGTGGTCGGGCCGGGCGCCGGCCCGGCCGCCGCCGACGACGTACCCACCGCCCGCCCTTCGACCGTCACCCGTCCCCCGATCGTCAGCCGGGCGGCATGGGGCGCGGACGAGTCGACCGTGACGGGCACGGCCGAGTACATCGACCGGATCAGCGCGGTGTTCGTCCATGACACGGGCGGCACCGACGACTACAGCTGCTCCGAGTCCCCCGCCCTGATCCGCGCGCTCATGGCGGACGACCTCCGGACGGCGGGCCGGGGTGACCTCGGCTACAACTTCGTCGTCGACAAGTGCGGCCGTATCTACGAAGGCCGGGCGGGCGGCGCGGACCTGGCGGTGCGCGGCGCGCACACCCCCGGGTTCGACGGGGAGTCGACGGGCGTCGCGGTGCTCGGCGACTTCGACGGGGGCGGGCCGAGCCGGGCGGCCGTGGAGTCCGTGGCACGGCTGGCGGCGTGGAAGCTGGGCCAGTACGCGGGCGACCCCACGGGCAAGGTGACGCTGACGGCGTCCGAGGACACCGGCGTGTACACGAGCGGCGAGTCGGCGGAGCTGGACGTGATATCCGGCGGCAGCGACGCGGCGTCCCTCACGTCCCCGGGCACCGGCCTCTACGCCGAACTTCCCGAGATACGCCGCTACGCCGCGTCCCCGGCCCGTGGTTCCGCGATCCCCACCGCCGACTACACGGGCGACGGCGTCAGCGACCTGGTGGTGCCGACGCCCCGGACCGGCAGCGGCTGGATCACCCTGATGCCGGGCGGTGCGAGCGGCCCCGCCCCGTCGGCCGGGCTCCGGCTGAACCAGGCGAGCACGGGCGTGCCGGGCGCCGCCGAGTCCGGCGACCAGTGGGGCGCGGCGACCGCGTGGGGCGACGTCGACGGCGACGGGGACGCGGATCTCGTGGTGGGCGCGCCCGGCGAGGACGACACCACCGGGCACGCGGACCGGGGTGCGGTGACGATCCTCTACGGGCCGTCCTTCACCGACGGCGCCGACACCATGGCCCTCGGCGACGACTACGAGCCGGCCGGCGCACGGTTCGGCGCGACCGTGGCGACCGGGGACTTCAACGCGGACGGCAGGGCGGACGTGTTCACCGCGGCCACCGGTACGGGTGGCAACTGGGCGGCCCGCTTCGGCGACGGCCACGAGGTCGCCGGGGACCTCACGACGGCGACCGGTTCCCTGGCCTACGCGGACGCCGCGACCGGCGACTTCAACCGGGACGGCTACGCCGACGTCGCGCTCACCTACCGTGACGCGTCCGGTATCGGCAGGATCGTCTGGTTCAAGGGCTCCCGGTCACTGGGGCTGACGAAGGCCGCGACCCTCACCGTGAAGGGCGGCCGCGCCGTCGCGGCGGGCGACGTCGACGGCGACGGCTACGACGACCTCGTCGTCGGGCAGCCGTACGCCTCCGAGTCCGGCGGCAACGCGGGCGGCCAGGTGACGGTCGTCCCCGGTACGTCCACCGGCCTCGGCGCCACGGGGACGAGGACGGTCCACCAGGCCACGGCGGGTGTGGAGGGCGCCTCCGAGACCGCGGACGGCTTCGGCTCCTCGGTGTCCGTCGGCGATGTCGACGCGGACGGGTACGCCGACGTGCTCACCGGTGCGCCGGGCGAGGACATCACCCGTGCCGGGAAGAACCGGGCCAACGCCGGGTCGGTGTGGCTGCTGAAGGGCGCCGCCTCCGGCGTGAGCGGCGCGGGGTCGCTGGCGCTGTCGCAGGACGCGCCGGACGTGGGGGGATCCACCGAGGCGGAGGACAAGTTCGGGTCGGCGGTGTCGGGTGCGGATGTCACCGGCGACGGGTACGCCGATGTGGTGGTCGGGGTCGAGGGGGAGGATGCCGGGAACGGCACGGTGCTGTTCGTTCCGTCGGTGGGGGGCGTGCCGGTGACCTCTCGGTCCGTGTACTACGGGGTGACGCAGTTGGGGGCGCCGGCGGGTGGCCGTCTGGGGCAACTGCTGACGCCGTAG
- a CDS encoding DUF4328 domain-containing protein, with translation MDCARCATYAAAPGGELCRRCEAADLHPAPARAAARHPAPGLPAHTDLPIQSPHGPAWLRSPVGLGRAVAILLGVVIVTDLVAVWADLVMLDVLGRMVDGEYGWPVEADADRADRLVGLTGSAQLLAYLATVVVFLIWFHRVRVNAEVFEPFGHRKKRGWAIAGWIVPILNLWFPRRIALDSWDASSPSTKPRSHALVNAWWTMWIISGVANQVSGLAMRRAETAEELRTATERVLFADAFEIPAAVFAVFFVLALTRMQDDKARSGPREPEPVAAL, from the coding sequence ATGGACTGTGCGCGCTGCGCGACCTATGCGGCGGCACCCGGCGGCGAGCTGTGCCGGCGGTGCGAGGCGGCGGATCTGCACCCGGCGCCCGCGCGAGCCGCCGCGCGGCATCCGGCTCCGGGCCTCCCCGCCCACACGGACCTGCCGATCCAGTCCCCGCACGGCCCCGCGTGGCTGCGGTCGCCGGTGGGGCTGGGGCGGGCGGTGGCGATCCTGCTCGGGGTGGTGATCGTGACCGATCTGGTGGCGGTGTGGGCGGATCTCGTGATGCTCGACGTCCTGGGCAGGATGGTCGACGGCGAGTACGGGTGGCCCGTCGAGGCGGACGCGGACCGGGCCGACCGGCTCGTCGGCCTGACCGGCAGCGCGCAGCTGCTCGCCTATCTCGCCACCGTCGTCGTCTTTCTGATCTGGTTCCACCGGGTGCGGGTCAACGCCGAGGTGTTCGAACCGTTCGGGCATCGGAAGAAGCGCGGCTGGGCGATCGCGGGCTGGATCGTGCCGATCCTGAACCTCTGGTTCCCGCGCCGGATCGCCCTCGACAGCTGGGACGCCAGTAGCCCGTCGACGAAGCCGCGATCGCACGCACTCGTCAACGCCTGGTGGACGATGTGGATCATCAGCGGTGTCGCCAACCAGGTGAGCGGCCTGGCCATGCGCCGGGCGGAGACGGCCGAGGAACTTCGGACGGCCACCGAGCGCGTGCTGTTCGCGGACGCCTTCGAGATCCCCGCCGCGGTGTTCGCCGTCTTCTTCGTCCTCGCCCTCACCCGTATGCAGGACGACAAGGCGCGGAGCGGGCCGCGTGAGCCGGAGCCGGTCGCCGCCCTCTGA
- a CDS encoding beta-N-acetylhexosaminidase produces the protein MLLGTGAVLAGGAVAVAVTVWPGDGRRTPSGSGPSPERSSVSAARTSPSASPSPSRTYPLSKKPQTIPAVRQHEAARGPGWKPADGGRVVVRNAALADEGRLTAGELGLAYAGEARPRDGDVELALTGADAPRSEAYTLTVKDGRVRIAAPAEAGVFYGTRTLKQEVRGGGTAPEGVVRDEPAKPQRGFMLDIARKHFTAGWIEDRIRELGDLKYNQLGLHFSDDQGFRIESTSHPEVVSRQHLTKAQVRKVLDLAESRHIEVVPEIDSPGHLGAVIAGNPGLQLKNAQGVAASGAVDISNPRSAEVVDELLDEYAGLFDGVYWHLGADEYRALMASNPEASYPQLAAAARQKYGPGATVADLATGWLNDRAKVMRGHDRTVRAWNDGFFRGGSVQADKAIQVAYWTGKEIGARPPVEYLSAGRQVINYNDEYLYYVLGEPNQFVYPTGQRIYESWTPRVLRGTTAVPAQYDDQILGGSFAVWCDLADRQTEAQVAAGVRMPLRALSQKLWDPAKPGLTWTQFRELAGKVS, from the coding sequence TTGCTCCTGGGCACGGGAGCGGTTCTGGCGGGCGGCGCGGTCGCGGTGGCCGTGACCGTGTGGCCCGGCGACGGGAGGCGGACGCCCAGCGGATCCGGGCCGTCGCCGGAGCGGTCGTCCGTGAGCGCCGCCCGGACCTCCCCCTCCGCGTCCCCCTCGCCGTCGCGCACCTATCCCCTGTCGAAGAAGCCGCAGACCATCCCCGCGGTCAGGCAGCACGAGGCCGCCCGCGGCCCCGGCTGGAAGCCCGCCGACGGGGGCCGGGTCGTGGTACGGAACGCGGCGCTGGCCGACGAGGGGCGGCTGACCGCCGGGGAACTGGGGCTGGCGTACGCCGGAGAGGCGCGGCCCCGGGACGGGGACGTGGAACTGGCCCTCACCGGAGCCGACGCGCCGAGGTCGGAGGCGTACACGCTGACCGTGAAGGACGGACGGGTGCGGATCGCCGCGCCCGCCGAGGCGGGGGTCTTCTACGGCACGCGCACCCTGAAGCAGGAGGTGCGCGGCGGCGGTACGGCGCCGGAGGGCGTCGTCCGGGACGAGCCGGCCAAGCCGCAGCGCGGGTTCATGCTCGACATCGCGCGCAAGCACTTCACGGCGGGCTGGATCGAGGACCGTATCCGTGAGCTGGGCGACCTGAAGTACAACCAGCTGGGCCTGCACTTCTCCGACGACCAGGGGTTCCGGATCGAGTCCACGAGCCACCCCGAGGTGGTGTCCCGGCAGCACCTCACCAAGGCCCAGGTGCGGAAGGTCCTGGACCTCGCGGAGAGCCGCCACATCGAGGTCGTGCCCGAGATCGACTCCCCGGGCCACCTGGGGGCCGTGATCGCGGGCAACCCGGGGCTGCAGCTGAAGAACGCGCAGGGTGTGGCCGCGAGCGGGGCCGTCGACATCTCCAACCCGCGGTCCGCCGAGGTCGTGGACGAACTGCTCGACGAGTACGCCGGCCTGTTCGACGGCGTGTACTGGCACCTCGGCGCCGACGAGTACCGGGCGCTGATGGCCTCGAACCCCGAGGCCTCGTATCCGCAGCTGGCCGCCGCCGCGCGCCAGAAGTACGGCCCCGGCGCGACCGTCGCCGATCTCGCCACCGGCTGGCTGAACGACCGCGCCAAGGTGATGCGCGGACACGACCGGACCGTCCGGGCCTGGAACGACGGGTTCTTCCGGGGCGGCTCGGTCCAGGCGGACAAGGCGATCCAGGTCGCGTACTGGACGGGCAAGGAGATCGGGGCCCGGCCGCCGGTCGAATACCTGAGCGCCGGGCGACAGGTGATCAACTACAACGACGAGTACCTGTACTACGTCCTCGGCGAGCCCAACCAGTTCGTCTACCCGACCGGGCAGCGCATCTACGAGTCCTGGACCCCGCGGGTGCTGCGCGGCACCACCGCCGTGCCCGCGCAGTACGACGACCAGATCCTCGGCGGCTCCTTCGCCGTCTGGTGCGATCTCGCCGACCGGCAGACCGAGGCGCAGGTCGCGGCGGGCGTCCGGATGCCGTTGCGGGCGCTCTCGCAGAAGCTGTGGGACCCGGCGAAGCCGGGCCTGACCTGGACGCAGTTCCGGGAGTTGGCGGGGAAGGTGAGCTGA
- a CDS encoding 2-oxo-4-hydroxy-4-carboxy-5-ureidoimidazoline decarboxylase gives MNRLDNVVAPFAQPAQPTPTHRRGPTLPPHRLPHLPGQVAVPEQAPTPGPSALERFNHAPAEAARQALLACLRSLRWAHRLTDHRPYPDLDALLAASDEAAYDLTAADLAEALAGETLPVLPDDTYGVAHTALNAAHAAYEARFGHVFVIALDTTHPDELLDRTLEGIRSRLSNDPEEERVVVAEELRRLARTRLAGHFRGPGNRAAPQGREEPRDQPPRTRTRRPPAIPTPDAARY, from the coding sequence ATGAACCGCCTCGATAACGTGGTGGCACCTTTCGCACAGCCTGCCCAGCCGACCCCTACGCACCGCCGAGGACCCACGCTGCCTCCGCACCGTCTCCCCCACCTCCCCGGCCAGGTCGCCGTACCGGAGCAGGCCCCCACTCCCGGCCCCTCGGCCCTGGAGCGGTTCAACCACGCCCCCGCCGAGGCCGCCCGGCAGGCCCTCCTCGCCTGCCTGCGCAGCCTCCGCTGGGCGCACCGCCTCACCGACCACCGCCCCTATCCCGACCTCGACGCCCTTCTCGCCGCCTCCGACGAGGCCGCGTACGACCTCACGGCGGCGGACCTGGCCGAAGCCCTGGCGGGCGAGACCCTCCCCGTCCTGCCCGACGACACCTACGGCGTCGCCCACACCGCCCTCAACGCCGCGCACGCCGCGTACGAGGCCCGCTTCGGCCACGTCTTCGTCATCGCCCTGGACACCACCCACCCCGACGAACTCCTGGACCGCACCCTGGAGGGCATCCGCTCCCGTCTCTCGAACGACCCGGAGGAGGAGCGGGTGGTGGTCGCCGAGGAACTGCGCCGCCTGGCGAGAACCCGCCTGGCCGGCCACTTCAGGGGCCCGGGGAACCGCGCGGCCCCGCAGGGGCGCGAGGAACCGCGCGATCAGCCACCACGCACCCGCACCCGGCGTCCCCCAGCCATCCCCACCCCGGATGCCGCCCGGTACTAA
- the sdhC gene encoding succinate dehydrogenase, cytochrome b556 subunit, with amino-acid sequence MPAGTLYRGREGMWSWVAHRVTGVLIFFFLFVHVLDTALVRVSPDAYDKVVATYKTPIVALLEYGLVAAVLFHALNGLRVIAVDFWSNGPRHQKTMLWSVVGIWLVLMIGALYPVLGHAVREVFGS; translated from the coding sequence GTGCCGGCTGGAACGCTGTACCGCGGCCGGGAAGGAATGTGGTCCTGGGTGGCTCATCGAGTCACCGGCGTCCTCATCTTCTTCTTCCTGTTCGTACACGTGCTGGACACCGCTCTCGTCCGTGTCTCCCCCGACGCCTACGACAAGGTCGTGGCCACGTACAAGACCCCGATCGTCGCGCTGCTGGAGTACGGCCTCGTCGCCGCCGTCCTCTTCCACGCGCTCAACGGTCTTCGGGTCATCGCCGTCGACTTCTGGTCCAACGGCCCCCGTCACCAGAAGACGATGCTGTGGTCCGTCGTCGGCATCTGGCTCGTGCTGATGATCGGGGCCCTGTACCCCGTCCTCGGCCACGCCGTCCGTGAAGTCTTCGGGAGCTGA
- a CDS encoding succinate dehydrogenase hydrophobic membrane anchor subunit — protein MSATETTASGIGPVEGAGEMSGYSPDNPAPFIEPPRKRTKKTPKSTRGNFEMVAWLFMRLSGIVLVVLVIGHLVIQLVLDGGVSKIGFAFVAGRWASPFWQVWDLLMLWLAMLHGANGLRTVINDYAERANTRLWLKGLLYTATVFTILLGTLVIFTFDPNIR, from the coding sequence ATGTCCGCCACTGAAACCACCGCGTCCGGCATCGGCCCCGTCGAGGGCGCCGGGGAAATGTCGGGCTACAGTCCCGACAACCCGGCCCCCTTCATCGAGCCGCCCCGCAAGCGCACCAAGAAGACCCCCAAGTCGACCCGCGGCAACTTCGAGATGGTCGCGTGGCTCTTCATGCGTCTGTCCGGCATCGTCCTGGTCGTCCTGGTCATCGGCCACCTGGTCATCCAGCTCGTCCTCGACGGCGGCGTCTCCAAGATCGGCTTCGCGTTCGTCGCGGGCCGCTGGGCCTCCCCGTTCTGGCAGGTCTGGGACCTGCTGATGCTGTGGCTCGCGATGCTGCACGGCGCGAACGGCCTGCGTACCGTCATCAACGACTACGCGGAGCGCGCGAACACCCGGCTGTGGCTCAAGGGCCTGCTCTACACCGCCACGGTGTTCACCATCCTGCTGGGCACGCTGGTGATCTTCACCTTCGACCCGAACATCCGCTAG
- the sdhA gene encoding succinate dehydrogenase flavoprotein subunit — translation MKIHKYDTVIVGAGGAGMRAAIESTQRSRTAVLTKLYPTRSHTGAAQGGMAAALANVEEDNWEWHTFDTVKGGDYLVDQDAAEILAKEAIDSVLDLEKMGLPFNRTPNGTIDQRRFGGHSRNHGEAPVRRSCYAADRTGHMILQTLYQNCVKHGVEFFNEFYVLDQLITEVDGVKKSAGVVAYELATGEIHIFQAKAVIYASGGCGKFFKVTSNAHTLTGDGQAAVYRRGLPLEDMEFFQFHPTGIWRMGILLTEGARGEGGILRNKDGERFMEKYAPVMKDLASRDVVSRSIYTEIREGRGCGPEGDHVYLDLTHLPPEQLDAKLPDITEFARTYLGIEPYTDPIPIQPTAHYAMGGIPTNVEGEVLSDNTTVVPGLYAAGEVACVSVHGANRLGTNSLLDINVFGRRAGIAAAEYAQKADFVELPENPESLVVEQIERLRASTGNERVAELRRELQETMDANVMVFRTEQTIKTAVEKIAELRERYKNVAIQDKGRRFNTDLLEAVELGNLLDLAEVMAVSALARKESRGGHYREDYPNRDDVNFMRHTMAYREVGDDGSETVRLDYKPVVQTRYQPMERKY, via the coding sequence ATGAAGATCCACAAGTACGACACCGTCATCGTCGGCGCCGGCGGCGCCGGTATGCGCGCGGCCATCGAGTCCACGCAGCGCAGCCGCACCGCCGTGCTGACCAAGCTGTACCCCACCCGCTCCCACACGGGCGCCGCGCAGGGCGGCATGGCCGCCGCGCTCGCCAACGTGGAGGAGGACAACTGGGAGTGGCACACCTTCGACACCGTCAAGGGCGGTGACTACCTGGTCGACCAGGACGCCGCCGAGATCCTGGCGAAGGAGGCCATCGACTCCGTCCTCGACCTGGAGAAGATGGGCCTGCCGTTCAACCGCACGCCCAATGGCACGATCGACCAACGCCGCTTCGGCGGTCACAGCCGGAACCACGGCGAGGCCCCGGTCCGCCGCTCCTGCTACGCGGCCGACCGCACCGGCCACATGATCCTGCAGACGCTGTACCAGAACTGCGTCAAGCACGGCGTGGAGTTCTTCAACGAGTTCTACGTCCTGGACCAGCTGATCACCGAGGTCGACGGCGTCAAGAAGTCGGCGGGCGTCGTCGCGTACGAACTCGCCACCGGTGAGATCCACATCTTCCAGGCGAAGGCCGTGATCTACGCGTCCGGCGGCTGCGGCAAGTTCTTCAAGGTGACGTCCAACGCGCACACGCTGACCGGTGACGGCCAGGCCGCCGTGTACCGCCGGGGTCTGCCGCTGGAGGACATGGAGTTCTTCCAGTTCCACCCGACCGGCATCTGGCGCATGGGCATCCTGCTGACGGAGGGCGCCCGCGGTGAGGGCGGCATCCTCCGCAACAAGGACGGCGAGCGCTTCATGGAGAAGTACGCGCCGGTCATGAAGGACCTCGCGTCCCGTGACGTCGTGTCCCGCTCCATCTACACCGAGATCCGTGAGGGCCGCGGCTGCGGTCCCGAGGGCGACCACGTCTACCTCGACCTCACGCACCTCCCGCCGGAGCAGCTCGACGCCAAGCTCCCGGACATCACCGAGTTCGCGCGCACCTACCTCGGTATCGAGCCCTACACGGACCCGATCCCGATCCAGCCGACCGCGCACTACGCCATGGGCGGCATCCCGACGAACGTCGAGGGTGAGGTCCTCAGCGACAACACCACCGTCGTCCCCGGCCTGTACGCCGCCGGTGAGGTCGCCTGTGTCTCCGTGCACGGCGCCAACCGCCTCGGCACCAACTCGCTGCTCGACATCAACGTGTTCGGGCGCCGGGCGGGCATCGCGGCCGCCGAGTACGCGCAGAAGGCGGACTTCGTCGAGCTGCCGGAGAACCCGGAGTCCCTGGTCGTCGAGCAGATCGAGCGGCTGCGTGCCTCCACGGGCAACGAGCGTGTGGCGGAGCTGCGGCGCGAGCTGCAGGAGACCATGGACGCCAACGTCATGGTCTTCCGCACCGAGCAGACGATCAAGACGGCCGTCGAGAAGATCGCCGAGCTGCGCGAGCGCTACAAGAACGTGGCGATCCAGGACAAGGGCCGCCGGTTCAACACCGACCTGCTGGAGGCCGTCGAGCTGGGCAACCTGCTCGATCTGGCCGAGGTCATGGCCGTGTCGGCGCTCGCCCGCAAGGAGTCCCGCGGCGGTCACTACCGCGAGGACTACCCCAACCGCGACGACGTCAACTTCATGCGTCACACCATGGCGTACCGCGAGGTCGGCGACGACGGCTCCGAGACCGTCCGCCTCGACTACAAGCCGGTCGTCCAGACCCGCTACCAGCCGATGGAGCGTAAGTACTGA